GCATAACTTGCAGGTAAGGAGCATCCTCATCACCCGGCGTGCAAAACGTAGAAATCAGTGATGTtctaccttgaaaaaaaaatccttttaactaATGCTCTAACGCCCTCTTGTCTCTTGCAGCAGCTTCAACAAATCCCAGAATGTGTGCAGGCGAGCGACAGCCCTGGAACGTACACGGGCGGGAGTCAGCAAGATAGCAGCAGCGTCAGCACACTAACAGAAAGCGAGGCTGGAGGAAACTGCGAGGCCTTGTGCCTAGCTGCAGACTCGCTGCTGGAGGAAGCCAGAGCGCGCGAGGAGGCCGGAGACCTTCCCGTTAGTATATGATGCTTTTAATGGCACTAATGTTCGTCAGTATATTTCATTCATATCAATATTTTGAGGGACATTATTATTCATCAGTGTTTCACTCATATCAGTTTGATTGACACTAATATTCTCCAGTATATTTCTTCCATAGCTATATTTTAAATGACCCTAATATTCATTAGTATGTTTCATTCATAGCAGCATATTTCGTTactacttgtttttgtttttttattaattaactaTTTATAATCACCTCATTTTCGCCACAAGTGTCCGAAATACCAATCTCACCTGCCCCGTTCCCCCCAGGGCGCCCTCGACCTGTGCAATGCCGCGGCGGCCAAGACCCGAGCCGCCATGGACGCCCCCTATAACAACGCCCACTCGCTGACCTTCGCGCGCATGAAGCACAACACGTGCGTCATGCGGGCGAGGTCGCTGCACCGACGCATCCTCATCCAGGAGGAGACTGCAGCGTGGGAAGGCCAATACAAAATGGGTAAGCCTTTTGCTGCAGTTACAATGATTGCtatgtttggtttttaaaaactgtATATACTGAAGAGTTGGTTTATATATTGGTTAAATAAGGGtgtgttttcatttgtttgtttgtacggcCGAGATGAATTCAATGATTTTTCGATGTCTGTACATTATGAACGGTATCTCAtggaccttccccccccccagatgCGCCCCACCACAGTCGCCAAGGCTCGCGAGACTCGCAGAGGTCCCGCACCAGCCGCCAGGGCTCGCGCGAGGGCTCCGTCCACCACAGCCGCCAGGGGTCCCGTGACGCCTCCAGCGGCTCGCAGGCCAGGTCGCAGGACCAGCTGGACACGGCCGTCACCCTGGCACAGACAGCCGAGAAGTTGCAGACGACGAACATCGAAATCTACGCCACTCTGCCCAAGAAGGGCAAGAAGGCGTCGGAGAAGATGACGAAAAAGGAGGACGTGGAAGTGCACATCGAGCGGCCGAAGGAGAAGAAGGCGGccgagaagacgaaggagaaggccCACAAGGACAAGAAGAGCTCCAAGTCCCGCGCCGTGGACAGCGACTACGCCAGCGACCACAGCTCCAAGAGCTCCAAGAAGGGAGCCGACAAGGACGACGTGAACGCCATcgtggaggtgaaggaagagaagcCGATCGGGAAGAAGCAGCACAAGGTCAGGCGGAAGCTGCTGATGGGCGGCCTCATCCGGCGCAAGAACCGCAGCATGCCGGACCTTCGCGAGGGCCAGGACGGAGAGAACCCGAAGGCGGCCACCGATGACCTGGAAGTCCGAAGCTTCTCCCGACCGACCACGCCCTCGGGGAGAAGACCATGGCGGGCTACCTGAGCGAGGGCCACCTGGAGTACAGCAACCCGAACCTGGAGCGCAGCAAACTCATGAGGAAGAGCTTCCACGGCAGCGTCGGCAAGGGGCTCTCCCCGGCCAAGAACGCCGCGGCCCTGAAGGTGCCTCCTCCCATACCCCAGCGCATCAATTCCCAGCTTTCACAGAACGAAAAGAATCAGATTTCACAGAAGAACGATAAGAATAGCCGGAAAGatgagaagaagcgagagaagcGGCCGCCGTATCCTCTCCCTCCCAGTGACATTGAGCCTGAGAACCCGCCCGCCCTTCCACCTCGTTGCTACACGCCAGAGATCGTANNNNNNNNNNNNNNNNNNNNNNTGCTGAAAACTGAACCGCAGTCGCTGCCGTACATCCACACGCAAATGCAGCAGTACGATACGTACCAGACCAACTCTCTTCCCTACAACAACCCGATGTACCCGGAGCAGCATCACCAGCAGCCACCAGGCACACCGACGCAGATAACCGTTTGCGCCGACGTCCACCAGGAGGCCACTCCGAGGGAGGCCCAGCAGCAGATGACCTACCAGCAGCTGCATCACCATCAACAGCAGCAGTATGCTCAGCAGTCTCACAAACAAGAGCCGAAAATGCAGCAGCGACAAGACGATTTCCAGCAGctgcatcagcagcagcagcaacttTATTCCAAACAGAATCAGCAGAATCACGTTTCTTCATCTTGGCCCGAAATCTCACACTCAAGGCAAAGCAGTGAAGACTTNNNNNNNNNNNNNNNNNNACTGGAGGAGGCTGTGGAGGATCTGAAAATTCGGggactcctccccccgcccccgccagAGTCCAGGGCTACACCCGAGGCCCACAGCGCCCCCGAGCCCTCGAGTCTGTTGGCTCAGCTCCAGCAGAAGCGGCAGCAGATCGTCGAGAGCAAGGACACGAATGGCGCCACGACTGATGATCGGGTGAAGCCGTTGCCGCCGAAGAGCAGCGGCGATTGGCTGCATGAGCTGCAGGCTAAGCAGGCAGCCATGCGCAAGAAAATGCAAGAACAAAACGGACCCGCGTCAGGGGCACAATCTGAGGTGAAAGAGAACAACAGTAACAGTGCTAAGGAGAACAATGTCAATTCTGTAAGGAACTTGGCCTCCAAGTTTGAGAATGTGAGTGTGTCTGCGACGAAACCTGAAGTAGGCCAAGACGAGGTCGATAGCCGTCTTGCgcctcctgcccctcagccctcGCGCGAGGAAGTGACCGAGCGGCAGCGTGTTGTGAGTAAAGAAATGTTCACGAGAGAGTACACCCAGTGTAACTCTTTACAGTTTCCGTCCCACAGTGGGCATGAGAGCAGACTTAGTTCCTCTTATCGGACACGGACCGAACACNNNNNNNNNNNNNNNNNNNNNNNNNNNNNNNNNNNNNNNNNNNNNNCCAAAGAAGATTCTGAACTTAACACAAGCACAGATACGACGTCTAGTGATggcgctaaaaagaaaaaatccaagaaGAGTGTGACCTTCTGTGACCAAGTGGTGCTCGTTGCGACGgctgaggacgaggaggaggacgccTACATCCCCAACCCGATCCTCGAGAGGGTCCTGAAGTCCGCGATGACTTCCTCGATGTCTGACACAGACACTTCCTCCTGTGGCGATCCTGTGAGCCCGAGACCGAATGGCCCAACTCAGTCCTCAAAGCCCAACGTGCCCACACCTCAGGCGAGCCCCCACTACCAGTCTGTCACTTNNNNNNNNNNNNNNNNNNNNNNNNNNNNNNNNNNNNNNNNNNNNNNNNNNNNNNNNNNNNNNNNNNNNNNNNNNNNNNNNNNNNNNNNNNNNNNNNNNNNNNNNNNNNNNNNNNNNNNNNNNNNNNNNNNNNNNNNNNNNNNNNNNNNNNNNNNNNNNNNNNNNNNNNNNNNNNNNNNNNNNNNNNNNNNNNNNNNNNNNNNNTACACCAGCCAGTCCCACTCTGCTCAACCTCACCACACCCAGCCTCTGCACGCCCATGCGCACCCATCCCACCCTCACCAGACTCATGGCCAGCAGTACCAGCAGCCACCTCAAAGTACCGGTGGGCAGGTGAGGCTGCCGCCACCCTACCAGCCTCCCCCCAGTGTGTCCAAACCCCTGAGCTCACATGTCCCTCCCAGCCACGGCCAGGGCAGTCAGATGCCCCACGTCGTCCATGGGCAGAGCCAGCCACGTACCCTCTCCAATGGCCTCCACCCCGGACAGATGCCTCACTGATTCCGTCGGCCAGGCCGGGNNNNNNNNNNNNNNNNNNNNNNNNNNNNNNNNNNNNNNNNNNNNNNNNNNNNNNNNNNNNNNNNNNNNNNNNNNNNNNNNNNNNNNNNNNNAGAGCGTCTGCTGTCCCCTATCCTGGGATGATGACTCGCCAGAACAGCAGCCTTGGATTCCAGCACCACTCGGAGACGGAGCGAACGTTCCCTCCCTACCAGCGAGTGCCACATCCGGGCCACGCGCAGGGCCAGCCACAGGCACACCCCCAAATGCACCAAGCCATGCATTCGCAGAGTCGTTCTGGCCTGCCGCCCCACAACCACACATCGTCTGCAGCCTACAACCGTCAGCAGCAGTCCGGCCATCCAGGACAGCAGCAGGTCCCTCACGGACACTCCCTNNNNNNNNNNNNNNNNNNNNNNNNCNNNNNNNNNNNNNNNNNNNNNNNNNNNNNNNNNNNNAAGGGAGGCCCCAGTCACTTCTGCGGCCCACTAGACCCGTCAGCCATCTACACCACGGTCAACAAGGCAGGCAAGAAGTCCAACGCGGCTCCTGCCTCAGCCACGGGCAGCGCTCTCCAGCCGTGCAACTTGTGTCGGAAGAAGTGTGTCAATCCGCCTTCCACGTACTGCAATGACTGCGATTTCTACATGTCCAGGTTTAAGCCGAAAGCTTAATACTCGCATCCCCTTGTACATATTGCCAGTGATTCAGTCGTAAGTTTTATGCATCGCAACCAAACCACAGtgtcataaaaacaacaaatattctCAGTTACAAAAAGACATGACAAATTACTGTCGTAAATAATTCTTGAAGTCGCACTTGAGAAATCGTTTGGTATTCAGGGGAAGACACCGAccatgtataagaaaaaaaaatatataacatgatcCCCTCCATTGTGAAGCCAGTGTTGTTCTTTTAATGTATCTTTAGAACTATAACtcttattactaagagttgaacTGTTtaccatgtatttattttttaagactTTATTAGTACTTAATCACCTGTACCTGTTATGCTATTTGATGACTGAGCAACACTTTGGTAACACAAAATATGACCTGGCGACTTGGAGGAAGAACTTGATGTGGTGACTATAGACGTACCTGTGCTGTGAGGAGCCTTCGCCTTGGTTCAGCTCGCCGGCAAGCAACGGAGGTTCCAGAATTTTCTTTCATTGTGATACTAAGTTATGGATCTCAGTAGTAGCAACTTAagctgtattattactgttgttttatatttgtatttattgtacAGTcacaaagcttttttttctgCACGCTTCTGATTGTGTGCTTGTGAATCTGACTTGTTATGTGCcaaattgtgtacatatatatatgttgtacaaaTAAATTACTCTATAAATTCTTCTGTATATtgctgtttttgtatgttttgtaataAACAGAGCTCTATGACGCTACAACaataatttttcgttttctttgcaaATCAcagaatactatataatattcaaaCAAAGAAtcactacaaaaatatatattaaagatacaaAAGATATCACACACCTTCATAATCAGTATaaagttttgtttaaaaatgaaaaaaaatatgattaaacataccatatatatacttcatacgaCTACAAAACAATtctaaaataaagt
The sequence above is a segment of the Penaeus monodon isolate SGIC_2016 chromosome 25, NSTDA_Pmon_1, whole genome shotgun sequence genome. Coding sequences within it:
- the LOC119589399 gene encoding LOW QUALITY PROTEIN: uncharacterized protein LOC119589399 (The sequence of the model RefSeq protein was modified relative to this genomic sequence to represent the inferred CDS: deleted 4 bases in 2 codons; added 858 bases not found in genome assembly), with product MSLSPPRDSYRGFTSVRNHLGGSWDQLDCPRPQVAQLRASWDHLGPVWDQPLDATLDLSRGPDALLTHTLRPARHEVTSPRGQALEDDPASRDPGVLDLASPRDSVAGAKGLLNAPGQNNCFLNSAVQVLWHLDIFRRSFRELNGHACMAEACIFCALKELFSQLQYSHESALPPDALRRALAQTFYNQQRFQLGFMDDAAECFENILLRIHFHIASGEAEDMCNARHCIPHQRFAMTLVEQSVCGDCGATSEPLPFTQMVHYVSASALTAQARQMQDPAVSGSQPQVSLDMFGQLLKKAGGMGDIRDCPSACGAKIQICRTLMNRPEIVSIGVVWDSERPTLEHIMAVFATVGTTLRLRDVFQSVVDDRWAQHTQHQLVGVVTYYGKHYSTFFYHTKLRVWIYFDDATVREIGPHWEQVVDKCRRGHFQPLLLLYANPSGTPVPVDTAPRTVSLVPGHRTSNRAAQPPHKGSAAGEPYSQATTRRAVTPNPEKCVDVSGPTPRRAITPSPEVAAQRDGHRDYQNIHTVTQVYQDGAGEAHSDDVFDQGTSNYRRQLESIKQSGSVLPNKPSIPGRGRLDSDDSVYAGRRNDSQRQERQRSVSCSGSGYNQHGNRNSNSSLEQFEKDGLKMPEGGNVPRRRDSGNWSGDRNSASSSSSTSLENPYLFIVGKAGRQPPSPTAKAPPSPSRGDHPEYANLGVGVPGHPHNHAPSGQQPSTAPNGQYDPGYDSYSLSSNDSYPIQQNLKHNLQQLQQIPECVQASDSPGTYTGGSQQDSSSVSTLTESEAGGNCEALCLAADSLLEEARAREEAGDLPGALDLCNAAAAKTRAAMDAPYNNAHSLTFARMKHNTCVMRARSLHRRILIQEETAAWEGQYKMDAPHHSRQGSRDSQRSRTSRQGSREGSVHHSRQGSRDASSGSQARSQDQLDTAVTLAQTAEKLQTTNIEIYATLPKKGKKASEKMTKKEDVEVHIERPKEKKAAEKTKEKAHKDKKSSKSRAVDSDYASDHSSKSSKKGADKDDVNAIVEVKEEKPIGKKQHKVRRKLLMGGLIRRKNRSMPDLREGQDGENPKAATDDLSPKLLPTDHALGEKTMAGYLSEGHLEYSNPNLERSKLMRKSFHGSVGKGLSPAKNAAALKVPPPIPQRINSQLSQNEKNQISQKNDKNSRKDEKKREKRPPYPLPPSDIEPENPPALPPRCYTPEISLPYIHTQMQQYDTYQTNSLPYNNPMYPEQHHQQPPGTPTQITVCADVHQEATPREAQQQMTYQQLHHHQQQQYAQQSHKQEPKMQQRQDDFQQLHQQQQQLYSKQNQQNHEAVEDLKIRGLLPPPPPESRATPEAHSAPEPSSLLAQLQQKRQQIVESKDTNGATTDDRVKPLPPKSSGDWLHELQAKQAAMRKKMQEQNGPASGAQSEVKENNSNSAKENNVNSVRNLASKFENVSVSATKPEVGQDEVDSRLAPPAPQPSREEVTERQRVVSKEMFTREYTQCNSLQFPSHSGHESRLSSSYRTRTEHSESVNASNKDSVSDSAKEDSELNTSTDTTSSDGAKKKKSKKSVTFCDQVVLVATAEDEEEDAYIPNPILERVLKSAMTSSMSDTDTSSCRSCEPETEWPNSVLKAQRAHTSGEPPLPVCHFPTPAATPAPTPVPAPASVPLPSGAATDARHPELPQPACPLPAPPSPSPPAPRAVLPPAVCRPAPSSSLHQPVPLCSTSPHPASARPCAPIPPSPDSWPAVPAATSKYRWAGEAAATLPASPQCVQTPELTCPSQPRPGQSDAPRRPWAEPATYPLQWPPPRTDASLIPSARPGQQQQPHHRHAPGQQQQQQPPPHHYQQQPQQRASAVPYPGMMTRQNSSLGFQHHSETERTFPPYQRVPHPGHAQGQPQAHPQMHQAMHSQSRSGLPPHNHTSSAAYNRQQQSGHPGQQQVPHGHSLQQQQQPQHGSGYGSVGRGGVKGGPSHFCGPLDPSAIYTTVNKAGKKSNAAPASATGSALQPCNLCRKKCVNPPSTYCNDCDFYMSRFKPKA